The following coding sequences are from one Manis pentadactyla isolate mManPen7 chromosome 13, mManPen7.hap1, whole genome shotgun sequence window:
- the LOC118919760 gene encoding uncharacterized protein LOC118919760 isoform X1 gives MSMSKCASTCSRGSIPLVPPAGVSAPLPPRPPAEAAVACQSPALPAGALQQRPPAASSRRLQGPPSRGTRHPLPHAGLCSSQGQLMRSHRPRSPSPACPRQPVPPADTCPGRLLPPPPSSSFFPLTLTFTDAQCSPLPDALRLLPPPTEALLPGTRQASPTCSSFSS, from the exons ATGAGCATGAGCAAG TGTGCATCCACCTGCAGCAGAGGAAGCATTCCGCTTGTGCCGCCCGCCGGTGTCTCCGCTCCGCTTCCGCCAAGGCCTCCCGCTGAAGCCGCCGTCGCTTGCCAAAGCCCTGCGCTGCCTGCCGGCGCCCTCCAACAACGACCGCCCGCGGCCTCCTCCCGCCGGCTCCAGGGGCCCCCCTCGCGAGGGACCCGGCACCCTCTTCCTCACGCAGGCCTGTGCTCCTCGCAGGGGCAGCTCATG CGCAGCCACCGACCCCGGAGCCCGTCTCCCGCCTGTCCCCGCCAGCCGGTGCCTCCGGCTGACACCTGCCCTGGACGCCTGCTGCCACCACCGCCCTCCAGTTCCTTCTTCCCGCTGACGCTGACCTTCACTGACGCCCAGTGCTCCCCGCTGCCAGACGCCCTCAGACTCCTGCCGCCGCCAACAGAGGCCCTCTTGCCAGGGACCCGGCAGGCCTCGCCAACTTGCAGCAGCTTCAGCTCATA